In a genomic window of Kaistia algarum:
- a CDS encoding IlvD/Edd family dehydratase, translating to MPDQLPESPAPTAPADSADAPPAFRSAEWFARVGKYGFIPRSWMKSQGFSAELFDGRPVIGICNTWSQLTNCNRHLRDLAEHVKRGILMAGGFPLEFPVMSLGEPLMRPTTMMFRNLVAMDVEETIRANPIDGVVLLAGCDKTTPALLMGAASCDVPSILVSGGPMLNGRYRGRELGSGTDVFKLDEDYRTGKMSKADLDDAEAAMSRSAGSCMTMGTASTMALLSEAMGIGLPLNGTIPAPDSRRAVLAEQAGKRIVALVRENVTISKILTREAFENAVKVAGAIGGSTNAVVHLLALAGRLGVPFTLNDWDELGRDVPCLVDLKPSGRFLMEEFFDAGGLPVVMRRIADRLNLGAPAVEGGSIGERIATAQSWNDEVIRPVDRPLTSDGGLVVLRGNLAPDGAILKPSAASPKLMQHRGRALVFKDAEDLRNRIDDPDLDVDADTVLVLQNAGPRGYPGMPEVGTMALPKKLLKLGVTDMVRVSDARMSGTAFGTVVLHVAPESALGGPLALVRTGDIIVLDTQARRIDVEVDAEELEQRRRAFVPPAPHYDRGYGKLFLDHVQQADKGVDFDFLVGGSGTPPSKVSF from the coding sequence ATGCCCGACCAACTGCCCGAGTCCCCCGCGCCGACCGCCCCGGCGGACAGTGCGGACGCACCGCCCGCCTTCCGCAGCGCCGAGTGGTTTGCCCGGGTCGGCAAATACGGCTTCATTCCGCGCAGCTGGATGAAGAGCCAGGGCTTCTCCGCCGAGCTCTTCGACGGGCGGCCAGTGATCGGCATCTGTAATACCTGGTCGCAGCTCACCAACTGCAACCGGCACCTCCGCGATCTGGCCGAGCATGTGAAGCGCGGCATCCTGATGGCCGGCGGCTTCCCGCTCGAATTCCCGGTGATGAGCCTCGGCGAGCCGCTGATGCGGCCGACGACGATGATGTTCCGCAATCTCGTCGCCATGGATGTCGAGGAGACAATCCGCGCCAATCCGATCGACGGCGTCGTGCTGCTGGCCGGCTGCGACAAGACCACGCCGGCATTGCTGATGGGAGCGGCGAGCTGCGACGTTCCCTCGATCCTCGTCTCCGGCGGCCCGATGCTGAACGGTCGCTATCGGGGCCGCGAGCTGGGCTCGGGCACGGATGTGTTCAAGCTCGACGAGGATTACCGCACCGGCAAGATGTCCAAGGCGGACTTGGACGACGCGGAAGCGGCGATGAGCCGGTCGGCCGGATCCTGCATGACCATGGGAACCGCGTCGACCATGGCGCTGCTTTCCGAGGCCATGGGCATCGGCCTGCCGCTGAACGGCACGATCCCCGCGCCCGACAGCCGCCGCGCGGTTCTCGCCGAGCAGGCCGGCAAGCGGATCGTGGCGCTGGTGCGAGAGAACGTCACGATCTCGAAGATCCTGACGCGGGAAGCCTTTGAGAATGCGGTGAAGGTCGCAGGTGCCATCGGCGGCTCGACCAATGCCGTGGTGCACCTGCTGGCGCTGGCCGGCCGGCTCGGCGTGCCGTTCACGCTGAACGACTGGGACGAGTTGGGCCGCGACGTGCCTTGCCTTGTTGATCTGAAGCCCTCCGGTCGCTTCCTGATGGAGGAGTTCTTCGATGCTGGCGGGCTGCCGGTCGTCATGCGCCGCATCGCGGATAGGCTGAACCTCGGCGCCCCCGCCGTCGAGGGCGGCTCGATCGGCGAGCGCATTGCCACGGCGCAAAGCTGGAATGACGAGGTGATCCGCCCCGTCGACCGGCCGCTGACGTCGGATGGCGGCCTCGTCGTGCTGCGCGGCAATCTCGCGCCCGACGGCGCGATCCTGAAACCCTCCGCCGCCTCGCCCAAGCTGATGCAGCATCGCGGTCGCGCGCTCGTGTTCAAGGATGCGGAGGATCTGCGCAACCGGATCGACGATCCGGATCTCGATGTCGATGCCGACACCGTGCTGGTGCTGCAGAATGCCGGTCCGCGCGGCTACCCCGGCATGCCGGAAGTCGGAACCATGGCGCTGCCGAAGAAGCTGCTCAAGCTGGGCGTCACCGACATGGTCCGCGTCTCCGATGCGCGCATGAGCGGCACCGCCTTCGGCACCGTCGTGCTGCATGTCGCGCCGGAATCGGCCCTCGGCGGCCCGCTGGCGCTGGTGCGTACCGGCGACATCATCGTCCTCGACACCCAGGCACGCCGCATCGATGTCGAGGTCGATGCGGAGGAACTGGAGCAACGACGCCGGGCCTTCGTGCCGCCGGCCCCCCACTATGACCGCGGCTACGGCAAGCTCTTTCTCGATCACGTGCAGCAGGCCGACAAGGGCGTCGATTTCGACTTCCTGGTCGGCGGAAGCGGCACGCCCCCCTCCAAGGTTTCCTTCTGA
- a CDS encoding RraA family protein, which yields MTATPLFRSRQNAPRPEGWEQLYTAVLSDALDTVGFRGQAMTPSIRPLDETLKMCGRARTGIYMEVAHVEEGTNPYELEIAIVDDLKPGDVAIFACGGSSRIAPWGSLLSTATVARGASGCVTDGFVRDILEIRALKLPVFHGGIAPLDSKGRGQIMAVDIPVTCAGVRVVPGDLVFGDADGVVVVPQEVEADVLKIAFDKINGEGHSMRELRAGGYLRDVYAKYGVL from the coding sequence ATGACTGCCACACCCCTGTTCCGTTCCCGCCAGAACGCTCCCCGTCCCGAGGGCTGGGAACAGCTCTACACGGCGGTCCTCTCCGACGCGCTCGACACGGTGGGCTTTCGCGGCCAGGCGATGACGCCCTCGATCCGCCCGCTGGATGAGACGCTGAAGATGTGCGGCCGGGCCCGCACGGGCATCTATATGGAAGTCGCCCATGTCGAGGAGGGGACGAACCCCTATGAACTCGAGATCGCGATCGTCGATGATCTGAAGCCCGGCGACGTCGCCATCTTCGCCTGTGGCGGCTCCTCGCGCATCGCCCCCTGGGGTAGCCTGCTTTCGACCGCCACCGTGGCGCGCGGCGCTAGCGGCTGCGTCACCGACGGCTTTGTCCGCGACATTCTCGAAATCCGCGCCCTGAAGCTTCCCGTCTTCCATGGCGGCATTGCCCCGCTCGATTCCAAGGGCCGCGGCCAGATCATGGCCGTCGACATCCCCGTCACCTGTGCCGGCGTCCGCGTCGTGCCGGGCGATCTCGTCTTCGGCGATGCGGACGGCGTCGTTGTCGTGCCGCAGGAGGTCGAAGCCGACGTGCTCAAGATCGCCTTCGACAAGATCAATGGCGAAGGCCACTCGATGCGCGAACTCCGGGCCGGCGGATATCTGCGCGACGTCTACGCGAAATACGGGGTGCTCTGA
- a CDS encoding ATP-binding cassette domain-containing protein, producing the protein MTSTPIVRLENVGKQYGKVVSLKNITLDIGSNEIVGLIGDNGAGKSTLIKVLTGVEAPTSGTLYIRGQKIDASAYTVKEAHKLRIETVYQDSSLGEKQPLWRNFFVGRPLVNKLGFIDVKAEKKVAEHIMRSTIGFRGVGIDVDTPVSRLSGGERQGVAIGRAMHFDSDLIVLDEPTVALAIKEVQKVLDFIRSIKAGGRSCIYIEHNIHHVHEVCDRLVVLDRGEVALDAPTSSMTYSELADFLMSMHARPGAAAKH; encoded by the coding sequence ATGACCTCCACACCGATCGTCCGGCTTGAGAATGTCGGCAAGCAATATGGCAAGGTCGTCAGCCTCAAGAACATCACGCTCGATATCGGATCCAACGAGATCGTCGGCCTGATCGGCGACAATGGCGCCGGCAAATCGACGCTCATCAAGGTGCTGACCGGCGTCGAGGCGCCGACGAGCGGCACGCTCTATATCCGTGGCCAGAAGATCGATGCCTCCGCCTATACGGTGAAGGAGGCGCACAAGCTTCGCATCGAGACCGTCTATCAGGATTCATCGCTGGGCGAGAAGCAGCCGCTCTGGCGGAACTTCTTCGTCGGACGCCCGCTCGTGAACAAGTTGGGCTTCATCGACGTCAAGGCGGAAAAGAAGGTCGCCGAGCACATCATGCGCTCGACCATCGGCTTTCGCGGCGTCGGCATCGATGTCGACACGCCCGTCAGCCGGCTCTCCGGCGGCGAGCGCCAGGGCGTCGCCATCGGCCGCGCCATGCATTTCGACAGCGATCTGATCGTCCTGGACGAGCCGACCGTGGCCCTCGCCATCAAGGAGGTCCAGAAGGTGCTCGACTTCATCCGGTCGATCAAGGCGGGCGGACGCTCCTGCATCTATATCGAGCACAACATCCACCATGTGCATGAGGTCTGCGACCGCCTGGTGGTGCTCGACCGCGGCGAGGTCGCGCTCGACGCCCCGACCTCCAGCATGACCTATTCCGAACTCGCCGATTTCCTCATGTCGATGCACGCCCGTCCCGGCGCTGCCGCCAAGCACTGA
- a CDS encoding substrate-binding domain-containing protein produces MRTFMKGLAGLALSTLMMTPLAMAPAANAQEAVDSGLTMYFQMGGNPGDTASLARELGAREAARVLKVNLIEQHSGWDPQKMLVQASEALAASPDAIAIMGHPGVAAMTPFLNKAKEAGIIVVLTDTNLPGTGLNYFGADSYGAGRNLADLAIQNGKLATGDKVLVYGAFIEGAAGAITAKGTVDMLKEKGLGVDTLQWSQEAVLDPSLSVPVLVAYLESNPDTKAILVPGHGGVTAVLAKVLKDAGKKPGEITAAGFDISVASIQGVKDGYITAVLDQQPYLQGFYGVLSAVLQKKYGLGNTQMFTSSGAMTQENVEKLEALVKTGIR; encoded by the coding sequence ATGCGCACATTCATGAAGGGGCTAGCCGGCCTCGCCCTCTCGACGCTGATGATGACGCCGCTGGCCATGGCGCCTGCCGCGAACGCACAGGAAGCTGTCGATTCCGGCCTGACCATGTATTTCCAGATGGGCGGCAATCCCGGCGACACCGCGTCGCTCGCCCGTGAACTCGGCGCCCGCGAGGCCGCCCGGGTCTTGAAGGTCAATCTGATCGAGCAGCATTCCGGCTGGGATCCGCAGAAGATGCTGGTCCAGGCCAGCGAAGCCCTCGCCGCCTCGCCCGACGCGATCGCCATCATGGGTCATCCCGGCGTCGCCGCCATGACACCGTTCCTGAACAAGGCCAAGGAAGCCGGCATTATCGTCGTCCTGACCGATACCAATTTGCCCGGTACCGGCCTCAACTATTTCGGCGCCGACAGCTATGGCGCGGGCCGCAATCTCGCCGACCTCGCCATCCAGAACGGCAAGCTCGCGACAGGCGACAAGGTCCTCGTCTATGGCGCCTTCATCGAGGGCGCGGCTGGCGCCATCACCGCCAAGGGCACCGTCGACATGCTCAAGGAGAAGGGCCTCGGCGTCGACACGCTGCAATGGTCGCAGGAGGCCGTGCTCGATCCCTCGCTCTCCGTTCCGGTCCTGGTCGCCTATCTCGAATCCAACCCCGACACCAAGGCGATCCTCGTTCCCGGCCATGGCGGCGTCACCGCCGTGCTCGCCAAGGTGCTGAAGGACGCCGGCAAGAAGCCGGGCGAGATCACCGCCGCCGGCTTCGACATCTCGGTCGCCTCGATCCAGGGCGTGAAGGACGGCTACATCACTGCCGTGCTCGACCAGCAGCCCTATCTCCAGGGCTTCTACGGCGTGCTCTCGGCCGTGCTGCAGAAGAAGTATGGCCTCGGCAACACCCAGATGTTCACGAGCTCCGGCGCGATGACCCAGGAGAATGTCGAGAAGCTGGAAGCGCTGGTGAAGACCGGCATCCGCTAG
- a CDS encoding ATP-binding cassette domain-containing protein produces the protein MIRLSGKAITKRYGATRALDGLDLDITSGEIVGIAGPNGAGKSTLTRMLAGEETADSGEIVLTRAETVVREVWRRVAVVHQEPHVWPNMTVEQNLAVGREGRWFGEITPEPVSAKAVLERLGIAAFAHHELADLSLAVQQRVEIARAMLSDADVYLFDEPNSALTEEESEALFATMGELAASGKIVLLITHRLNDFVRCCQRILVLRDGRIRCEIRGADISETSIAAQLTPAETAEREALPASARTAPKADGAPLLKLQACSDRFGSFRDISLDLAPGRVLALSGVEGSGARELAQAMGAFRPFKDRSGRIFTTLDQASVAYLAASRRDTVFRNLSVGDNLASRLAGRSLGRLPPFIDPSKIDGLAARAIKRYRVKTGGSHAPITSLSGGNQQKVVLGAAMEQATDIIVIEEPTRGVDISSKADIYELLRDFAAQGRAVVVFCTEVQEIFDVADDVVVLSHGRIVGRVDMADISTIPELADILASYEAV, from the coding sequence ATGATCCGCCTTTCCGGCAAGGCGATCACCAAGCGCTATGGCGCGACACGGGCGCTGGACGGTCTCGACCTCGACATCACATCGGGCGAGATCGTCGGCATCGCCGGTCCGAACGGCGCCGGCAAGAGCACGCTCACCCGCATGCTCGCGGGTGAAGAGACAGCCGACAGTGGAGAGATCGTGCTGACGCGCGCCGAAACCGTCGTTCGCGAGGTCTGGCGCCGCGTTGCCGTCGTGCACCAGGAGCCGCATGTCTGGCCGAACATGACCGTCGAGCAGAACCTTGCCGTCGGGCGCGAGGGGCGTTGGTTCGGCGAGATCACCCCGGAACCGGTCTCGGCCAAGGCGGTGCTGGAGCGGCTCGGCATTGCCGCGTTCGCCCATCACGAGCTCGCCGATCTGTCGCTCGCCGTGCAGCAGCGCGTCGAAATCGCCCGGGCCATGCTCAGCGATGCCGATGTCTATCTGTTCGACGAGCCGAATTCGGCGCTGACCGAGGAGGAATCCGAGGCTCTGTTCGCGACGATGGGCGAGCTTGCCGCCAGCGGCAAGATCGTGCTGCTGATCACGCACCGCCTCAATGATTTCGTCCGCTGCTGCCAGCGCATCCTCGTGCTGCGCGACGGGCGTATCCGCTGCGAGATCCGCGGCGCCGACATCAGCGAGACCTCGATCGCGGCGCAATTGACCCCGGCCGAGACGGCGGAGCGCGAGGCGCTGCCCGCCTCCGCACGCACCGCGCCCAAGGCCGATGGCGCCCCGCTGCTGAAGCTTCAGGCCTGTTCGGACCGCTTCGGCTCGTTCCGCGACATCTCGCTCGACCTGGCGCCGGGCCGCGTGCTGGCGCTTTCGGGCGTGGAGGGGTCCGGCGCGCGCGAACTGGCGCAGGCGATGGGCGCGTTCCGCCCGTTCAAGGATCGGAGCGGCCGGATCTTCACGACCCTCGACCAGGCTAGCGTCGCCTATCTCGCGGCCAGCCGGCGCGATACCGTCTTCCGGAACCTCAGTGTCGGCGACAATCTCGCCTCGCGGCTTGCCGGACGCAGCCTCGGCCGCCTGCCGCCCTTCATCGACCCGTCAAAGATCGACGGCCTCGCGGCCCGGGCGATCAAGCGCTACCGCGTCAAGACGGGCGGCTCGCATGCGCCGATCACCTCGCTCAGCGGCGGCAACCAGCAAAAGGTCGTGCTCGGCGCGGCGATGGAGCAGGCCACCGACATCATCGTCATCGAGGAGCCGACGCGCGGCGTCGACATTTCGAGCAAGGCCGACATCTACGAGCTGCTGCGCGACTTCGCGGCGCAGGGCAGGGCGGTCGTCGTGTTCTGCACGGAAGTCCAGGAGATCTTCGATGTCGCTGACGACGTCGTGGTGCTGTCGCATGGCCGGATCGTCGGACGCGTCGACATGGCCGACATCTCCACGATTCCCGAACTCGCCGACATATTGGCGAGCTACGAGGCAGTCTGA
- a CDS encoding ABC transporter permease produces the protein MAHADKSASSNPVAAFFKVEGTAIAFVLLLLILLFMITAPRAFMGYRVYMSFMANVPPPMIIALGLTLVVVAGEMDLSFPSVVAFASYVFCSLYQNYDMTWLAFAAALAVGTVMGFINGLVVTKLGIPSLIATLAMLFLWGGLVTVVSNGASLAIPDIEGRLIHTVFAGRIGALPVQFLWALAIAVLMWFVLNRHRFGESLLFIGDSLKVAKVVGIPIDREKIKLFTLMGFLSALAGVFLTLETTTYFSQAGMGYLLIVVAAVFIGGTSIFGGSGKMAGTVFGSLIVAIIEAGLVASGVQGFWTRFFIGLVFIISVTMNAALEDPDKVPVLKDLRSRARKN, from the coding sequence ATGGCGCATGCGGACAAGTCGGCATCCAGCAATCCGGTCGCGGCCTTCTTCAAGGTCGAGGGCACGGCGATCGCCTTCGTTCTGCTGCTCCTCATTCTCCTGTTCATGATCACCGCGCCGCGGGCCTTCATGGGCTACCGCGTCTATATGAGCTTCATGGCCAATGTGCCCCCGCCGATGATCATCGCACTGGGGCTCACATTGGTCGTCGTCGCCGGGGAGATGGACCTCTCCTTCCCCTCGGTCGTGGCCTTCGCCAGCTATGTCTTCTGCTCGCTCTACCAGAACTATGACATGACCTGGCTGGCGTTCGCCGCCGCGCTCGCCGTCGGCACCGTCATGGGCTTCATCAACGGCCTCGTCGTTACCAAGCTCGGCATACCCTCGCTGATCGCGACGCTTGCCATGCTCTTTCTATGGGGCGGGCTGGTCACGGTCGTCTCGAACGGCGCCTCGCTCGCCATTCCCGACATAGAGGGCCGGCTGATCCACACCGTCTTCGCCGGCCGCATCGGCGCCTTGCCGGTGCAGTTCCTCTGGGCGCTAGCGATCGCGGTCCTGATGTGGTTCGTCCTGAACCGCCACCGCTTCGGCGAAAGCCTGCTGTTCATCGGCGACAGCCTCAAGGTCGCGAAGGTGGTCGGCATCCCGATCGACCGCGAGAAGATCAAGCTCTTCACGCTGATGGGCTTTCTCTCGGCGCTGGCCGGCGTCTTCCTGACGCTGGAGACGACGACCTATTTCTCGCAGGCCGGCATGGGCTATCTGCTCATCGTCGTCGCCGCCGTCTTCATCGGCGGCACCTCGATCTTCGGCGGCTCGGGCAAGATGGCCGGCACGGTCTTCGGCTCGCTGATCGTTGCGATCATCGAGGCCGGGCTCGTCGCCAGCGGCGTGCAGGGTTTCTGGACGCGGTTCTTCATCGGCCTCGTCTTCATCATCTCCGTCACCATGAATGCGGCACTCGAGGATCCCGACAAGGTCCCTGTGCTCAAAGACCTTCGCTCGCGGGCGAGGAAAAACTGA
- a CDS encoding LacI family DNA-binding transcriptional regulator yields MTDRPRPKRATIKDVARAAGVSAMTVSNVLNGRQQFVSAATKKRVEREIERLGYRRQANARNLRVAEQRSIGMVIVDEQPAFLADFFTCQVVAGLANVLNHADYTLTVQGMPGEELAHSMIMRNFEVGGFCAMISGTKEARRDAVRQLLALDQPVVVFQENPSLESEDLCVVRQDDRGGGRLIGDHLLARRVEDFLAVVPAQPWPAIEERLAGLRESLAANGGGARLTVVEAASESFADVQDAVARHLANHKLPGAIIGGNDPIATASMLYLFDHDVRVPDDVRVVGFNGFETHRYARPRLTTVDSAAYTLGERAGEAMLKRLETGAFERREYVLPVHFDPGATT; encoded by the coding sequence ATGACCGATAGACCGCGCCCGAAGCGCGCGACGATCAAGGACGTGGCCAGAGCCGCCGGCGTCTCCGCCATGACCGTCTCCAACGTGCTGAACGGCCGCCAGCAATTCGTCAGCGCCGCGACCAAGAAGCGGGTCGAGCGCGAGATCGAGCGGCTCGGCTATCGGCGCCAGGCCAATGCCCGCAATCTGCGCGTTGCCGAGCAGCGCTCGATCGGCATGGTGATCGTCGACGAGCAGCCTGCCTTCCTCGCCGATTTCTTCACCTGCCAGGTCGTCGCCGGCCTCGCCAATGTGCTGAACCACGCCGACTATACGCTGACCGTCCAGGGCATGCCGGGTGAGGAACTCGCTCATTCCATGATCATGCGCAATTTCGAGGTCGGCGGCTTCTGCGCCATGATCTCGGGCACGAAGGAAGCGCGCCGAGACGCGGTGCGTCAGCTTCTGGCACTCGACCAACCGGTTGTCGTCTTTCAAGAGAATCCGTCCCTCGAAAGCGAGGATCTCTGCGTGGTTCGCCAGGATGACCGAGGCGGTGGACGGTTGATCGGCGACCATCTTCTGGCCCGGCGCGTGGAGGATTTCCTCGCCGTGGTGCCGGCGCAGCCCTGGCCCGCGATCGAGGAGCGCCTAGCCGGCCTTCGCGAGAGCCTTGCCGCCAATGGCGGCGGCGCCCGGCTCACCGTTGTCGAGGCGGCGAGCGAGAGCTTCGCCGACGTGCAGGACGCGGTCGCGCGCCATCTGGCAAACCACAAGCTGCCCGGCGCCATCATCGGTGGCAATGACCCGATCGCCACCGCGTCGATGCTCTATCTCTTCGATCATGATGTACGCGTTCCGGACGATGTACGCGTCGTCGGGTTCAACGGTTTCGAGACACATCGCTATGCCCGCCCGCGCCTGACGACCGTGGACTCCGCCGCCTATACGCTCGGCGAACGGGCGGGTGAGGCGATGCTGAAGCGGCTGGAGACCGGCGCCTTCGAACGGCGGGAATATGTCCTGCCGGTCCATTTCGATCCCGGCGCGACCACCTGA
- a CDS encoding ABC transporter permease has product MAQSSSSLLGNQRVLNSLRTLGLALAIVLIAAIVQSQRPAFLSPENLLTLVRSMVALGMVACAQMLVILLGEIDLSVGAVYGLAATVTATLWLGGGSLPFTVPLLLALVAGLAVALVAGGINGFLTVRAGLPSFITTLGIMNVADGTSLLIGNATTFTPAYNEPLPPEWELSFFHRLGGALMQFDIPVETIWLVAAFIVFWILRHRTVFGFRLLAMGGNPEAARVARLPLKKYKYAVFLLSSLMAGLAGILDFSYVGSVGPTQSSALSFQVIAAVVIGGASLNGGRGSIVGTLLGVVLLAMLNNGLALLGVGSFVQLFFIGLVTIAAVWLDLVSQKLIRSAGQRAARSGEAA; this is encoded by the coding sequence ATGGCCCAGTCTTCTTCTTCCCTCCTCGGCAACCAGCGGGTGCTCAACAGCCTCCGGACGCTCGGTCTCGCCCTCGCGATCGTGCTGATCGCCGCGATCGTCCAGTCGCAGCGCCCCGCTTTCCTGAGCCCTGAGAACCTTTTGACGCTGGTGCGCTCGATGGTGGCGCTCGGCATGGTCGCCTGCGCGCAGATGCTCGTCATCCTGCTCGGCGAGATCGATCTCTCGGTTGGCGCCGTCTATGGCCTAGCGGCCACCGTTACCGCGACTCTCTGGCTCGGCGGCGGCAGCCTGCCCTTCACGGTGCCGCTGCTCCTCGCCCTCGTTGCCGGCCTTGCCGTGGCGCTCGTCGCGGGCGGCATCAACGGCTTCCTGACGGTGCGCGCGGGTCTGCCATCCTTCATCACGACGCTCGGCATCATGAATGTCGCCGATGGCACGTCGCTTCTGATCGGCAATGCGACGACGTTCACGCCCGCCTATAATGAGCCGCTGCCGCCCGAATGGGAGCTCTCGTTCTTCCATCGGCTCGGCGGAGCGCTGATGCAGTTCGACATCCCGGTCGAGACGATCTGGCTCGTTGCGGCCTTCATCGTCTTCTGGATCCTGCGTCACCGGACCGTGTTCGGCTTCCGCCTGCTGGCGATGGGCGGCAATCCCGAGGCGGCTCGCGTCGCCCGTCTGCCACTCAAGAAGTACAAATATGCCGTCTTCCTCCTCTCGAGCCTGATGGCCGGGCTGGCCGGTATCCTCGATTTCTCCTATGTCGGCTCCGTCGGCCCGACCCAGTCGAGCGCCTTGTCGTTTCAGGTGATCGCAGCCGTGGTCATCGGCGGTGCGAGCCTTAATGGCGGCCGCGGCTCGATCGTCGGCACGCTGCTCGGCGTCGTGCTGCTGGCCATGCTGAACAATGGACTGGCGCTGCTCGGCGTCGGCTCCTTCGTGCAGCTTTTCTTCATCGGCCTCGTGACCATCGCCGCCGTCTGGCTCGACCTCGTCTCGCAGAAGCTGATCCGCTCGGCCGGTCAGCGGGCGGCGCGCAGCGGAGAAGCGGCATGA
- a CDS encoding amidohydrolase family protein, whose protein sequence is MTTRAYCDCHVNIWNDEHVLPLYTTQLSRVRAGAMAPKSDADTLYPEMANVEKAIIFALRYGDSVGIESDDETTAAAVAKYPDKFVGFAYVDPRRADCMDMLVHAIEDLKLKGVKFGPIYNGVSLADPRLVPVYEYLQKNNIPLTMHMGTTYARNAPVDYGRAIHVEPVALKYPDLVMVLAHMGHPWYGDCIAVSRKQPNVFCEISALFYRPWQYYNILIEAQEYKITDKIFFGTDFPFARVDESVDGLLNINDQLEGTKLPRVSEETMHRILQSNPFKHWWHGDNPLKG, encoded by the coding sequence ATGACCACGCGCGCCTATTGCGACTGCCACGTCAACATTTGGAACGACGAGCACGTCCTGCCGCTCTACACGACCCAGCTATCGCGGGTCCGCGCCGGTGCCATGGCGCCAAAGTCCGATGCCGACACGCTTTATCCCGAGATGGCGAATGTCGAGAAAGCGATCATCTTCGCGCTGCGCTATGGCGACAGCGTCGGGATCGAGAGCGACGACGAGACGACCGCCGCGGCCGTCGCGAAATATCCCGACAAATTCGTCGGTTTCGCCTATGTCGATCCGCGCCGCGCCGACTGCATGGACATGCTCGTCCACGCAATTGAGGATCTGAAGCTGAAGGGCGTCAAGTTCGGGCCGATCTATAACGGCGTCTCGCTGGCCGATCCGCGCCTCGTGCCGGTCTATGAATATCTCCAGAAGAACAACATCCCGCTCACCATGCATATGGGCACCACCTATGCCCGCAATGCGCCGGTCGATTATGGCCGGGCCATCCATGTCGAGCCCGTGGCGCTGAAATATCCCGACCTCGTCATGGTGCTCGCCCATATGGGCCACCCCTGGTACGGTGACTGTATTGCCGTATCGCGCAAGCAGCCCAACGTATTCTGCGAGATTTCGGCGCTGTTCTACCGCCCGTGGCAGTATTACAATATTCTGATCGAGGCGCAGGAATACAAAATCACCGATAAGATCTTCTTCGGGACGGACTTTCCCTTCGCCCGCGTCGATGAATCGGTCGACGGGCTGCTGAACATCAACGACCAGCTCGAAGGCACCAAGCTGCCGCGCGTCAGCGAAGAGACGATGCACCGGATCCTGCAGTCGAACCCGTTCAAACATTGGTGGCACGGCGACAACCCCCTCAAGGGCTGA